The Armatimonadota bacterium DNA segment CTTGCGCATGGCGGAGTTCGGCTTCTTCGGCGTCTGCGCCCACACGCGGGTGCAAACGCCGCGGCGCTGCGGAGCGCCCTCAACCCACTTGGACTTCCGCTTCTCCGCATTCCACACGACCTTGAAGGCCGGCGTGCTCATCTTGCGCTCTTTCTTCTTGCGGCCCTTCCGCACCAGCTGACTGATCGTCGGCACACACGTCACTCCTCAATTACGCAATCGGTTGTGTCGCCAGTCCTGCGCGCTGCCGGAAAAGCAAAGCCCCTCGATAATGCAATGAGGGGCTTGGCAGGCTAGCTCTCATGCGAAGCAACACACGCCTCCGGCGAGGCGTTGCGGACTCATCAGACCCTTTCGGCCCATCGAGTCAGATCCGCGAACGGCTTTCGCAATAAGCGGCCAAACACAGCCCCGATATCTACCAGATCGCACTCTCAGCACGCTAGTTCGCTGCAATCCGCGCCATCCTGGCGCTTGGCCTGGAAGCAACGCTTGTCGTGCATGGCGAAGAGCATTGAGTATAGTCAGGGATTCCGCTGCTGTCAAGCTCAAAGGGGGCCGATTTTGCCGATTCGGCCCCCTTTTTCTTCAGAAAAGCCCCGCCGGTCACGTCCTCGCCCCTACTCGCCCCAATGTTGGCTCAGACCCCTCCCACACGCGTGTCCTGGACCTATTCGTCGTCGTCCATCGACCCGTCCAGATCGTCGTCGTTTTCATCATCCAGGTCGTCTTCCCCGTACTCATCGTCCATCGGAACATCCTCATCCGGCTCCAGATCATCATCCAGCACTCCAAGGCCGGCTTCACGGGCAGCCTGGATATCCTCGAGAAGCTGATCCAGCGCGTCCCTGGGCTCGGCCACCAGCACGGGCTGGTGCGCTTGAACCAGTTCTTGCACATCCTCGGAGTACCCGATCTTGCAGTTCCGGTGCCGCGGCAGGCCACTGCCCGCCGGAATCAACCGGCCGATGATCACGTTCTCCTTCAGGCCCAGCAGCGGGTCGCGCCGGTACTCGCACGCCGCCTCGGTGAGAACCCGCGTGGTGCGTTGGAAGGACGCGGCTGACAGGAAGCTCTCGGTTGCCAGGGACGCCTGCGTGATTCCCAGGAGGATCGGCTCCGCGGTTGCCTCGGTGCCGCCCAGTTCTCGGACGCGGCGATTCTCGTCCTCGAAGTCCATCCGGTCCACAATCTCCCCCGGCAGGAACCGGGTGTCGCCGTGTTCGCGTATCTTCCGCTTCCGCAGCATCTGGCGGATAATGACCTCGATGTGCTTGTCGTTGATGCTGACGCCCTGCGCCTTGTAGACCGCCTGAATCTCGCGAAGCAGGTAGTCCTGAACGCCCTGGACGCCCTTCATTTCGAGGATCGCCTGCGGGTCCATCGGGCCGGCGGTCAGACGGTCTCCGGCGCGCACTTCGGTGCCTTCCTGCACATAGAGCTCGCCGCGGTAGGGCACCAGGTGGGATGTGGCGATCTTGACGAACTCCACGCCGGCCTTCCGCAGCCGTGCCCGCACTTTCTTGAGCAGCTTCTGGCCGCGCTTGGCAAGCAGCGTCCCGTCCGGGCCGACTGCGTCCTCCGCCAGACGCTCACCACGGATCACACGCAAGTCGTCGATGGAGTGCTCGGAATGGATGACCACAGTGCGAAGACCCTTGGTGTCGATCTCCGCGACCACACCATCCACCTTCGCCGTGATGGCTTGCCCCTTGGGGGTACGGGCCTCGAACAGTTCAACAACGCGCAGGAGACCATGAACCGAGGTCTCAAGCACCTTGAGCATTTCCTTGATCGCCTTGCGGCGCGCGCGACCGCCGCCACCGACCATGTCCAGCGAAACCAGGCCCTGGTCGATGTCGTCGCTCAGACTGCGCAGGGCTTGCTGCTTCCGCTTCTTCACGTCAGCAACGCCGGTGATGTACTCACCCGCGACGCCACCGGTATGGAACGTGCGCATTGTCAACTGCGTCCCGGGCTCCCCGATGGACTGCGCGGCGATGATCCCGATGGCCGTTCCGATCTCAACCGGTCGACGCGTGGCAAGATCGCGACCATAGCACTTGGCGCACACCCCGCGTCGTAACTCGCAGGTCAGCGGCGAGCGCAGGGTGACTTCCACGATCCCCGCGTTCTGGATCTCGCTGGCCAGACGCTCAGTGATCTCGTAACCGGCCGGCACGATGACCTGGTTGGTCTCCGGGTGAATGATATCCACCGCCGCGGTCCGGCCGATAATGCGTTGCTCCAGGGTCTCGAAAGTGTCGTTGTTGCGCGCCGGCGGCAGAGTGGCATGGCAATACTGGCATTCGCCGGTGCGGTGATGGTCTTCCTGACCACACGCCGGGCAGTGCATCTCGTGTTCGTAGAAGGGGTAAACAACGATCCCTTCCATCGTTCCGCAGTCATCGGCGCGGATCATGACGTCCTGGGCCACGTCCACCAGGCGGCGGGTCAGGTACCCCGCGTCCGCAGTGCGCAGAGCCGTGTCCGCGAGACCTTTGCGGGCGCCGTGAGTGGACACGAAATACTCCAGAACGTTCAAGCCGTCGTTGAAGTTGTTCTTTACCGGCATGTCCTCAATCAGTCGACCAAACGGGTCGCTCATGAGACCACGCATGCCCGAGATCTGCGAAATGTGGCTGCGATTGGCGCGCGCCCCGGAGTTGGTCATCATCCAGATTGAGTTGAAGCTGTCGATATTGGCCAAAATCTGGTCCGCGATGTCCTCGCGAGCCTTCAGCCACAATTCCAGCACCAGGGCCTCGCGCTCGTCGGGCAGGATAAGCCCTTTGGCTGCCGCCTCGTTGATGCGCCGGACCTCCCGCTCAGTCTTGGAGACGACACGCTCCTTCTCGGTCGGGACGTTGGTGTCGTCCATGCAGATGCTCAGGCCGGACCGGGTGGCGTACTTGAACCCCGCCGCCTTGACCGTATCCAGCAGCTCCGCGGTGCGCGCCTGACCGTAGATGTTGTAGCACTTGTCCACGAGCTTGCCCAATTCGTCTTTAGCAATGTCGTGGTTCAGGAAGCGCATGTCCAGCGGCAGATAGGAGTTGAAGATGACTCGCCCCACCGTGGTATCCACCATCTCACGGTGGACCCCGGCTTCGATTACATCCCCAACCGCGCAACGACCATCCAGCGCTGCCATACCGGCCGCGAACTCCAGGAGCGCCTGGATCCGCTCATCCTTGTTGGCGGGAAGATCCTTCGGCTCGATCTGCCGCCAGTTCTCACCCCGCGCATCCCCAACGGTCTCCCGGGCCTTCTCGATCATCGCGTCGGTCAGAGCGAAGCTGAAAGCGCGGTTCCGCACCGGGTGCTCGTCCACCACGTTCACCGCGATGGCGCGCTTCAGATCGGTGAGAAGCTGCTCCTCGATCTCTTGCTCATTGCCGGCTTCATCAAGCAGGCGCACCGAGATGGTCGGGATACGCACCTTCACCGACGCGTGAAGGTCGATCTTGCCATGTTCATACGCGCTCATGACCGCTTCAGCGCTCTCGAAGCTCTTACCTGCGCCGCGAGCGTTGGGGTTCTCCTGGGTCATGTAGTAGCAGCCCAGAACGATGTCATACTTGGGCGCCGTGATCGGCGCGCCGTCTGCGGGTTTGAACAGGTTGCGGCTGGCCAGCATCAGCAACCGCGCCTCGGCCTGCGCGTGGGCCGACAGCGGTACGTGAACTGCCATCTGATCGCCGTCGAAGTCCGCATTGAAAGCCTCGCAGCACAACGGGTGGAGCTGGATCGCCTTGCCGTCGATGAGCGTGGGCTCGAAGGCCTGGATGCCCAGACGATGCAGGGTCGGCGCACGGTTGAGCAGAACCGGGTGGCCCTCAATGACCTCCTCCAGCGCGTCCCACACCTCGCTTCGCAGCCGGTCCACCATGCGCTTTGCCGTCTTGATATTCGTCGTGTAGCCCTGCTCAACGAGACGCTGCATGACGAATGGCTTGAACAGTTCCAGGGCCATCTCGCGCGGAAGGCCACACTGGTGCATCTTCAGTTCGGGGCCGACCACGATAACGCTGCGGCCCGAGTAGTCCACTCGCTTACCCAGCAGGTTCTTGCGGAACCGGCCTTCCTTGCCCTTCAGCATGTCGGACAGCGACTTGAGCGGCCGGCGATTGGAGCCCGTCACGGGCCGGCTGCGGCGGTTATTGTCGATGAGCGCGTCCACGGCCTCCTGCAGCAATCGCCGTTCGTGGTTGATGATCGACTCCGGCGCATTGATCTCCACGATCCTGCGCAACCGGTTATTGCGGTTGATCACTCGGCGGTACAGATCATTCAGGTCCGACGTGGCGAAGCGTCCGCCGTCAAGCTGCACCATGGGGCGCAGCTCGGGCGGCAGCACCGGGATAACTTCAAGGATCATCCACTCGGGCCGGTTCTTGGACTTGCGGAAGGCTTCCACGATGCGCAGACGCTTGACCGCGCGGGCGCGCCGTGCACCGGTGCGCTCGTCAATCTCCTTCCGCAATTCGTGGGCAAGCTCGTCCAGGTCAATATCCGCAAGCAGTTCGCCAATCGCTTCCGCCCCAAGGCCGGCGCGGAACAGGTCAGTGAAGTTGCCCTCGAGGTGCTTCTCGCAGACCTCCAGCAGGTCGCCCAGTCGCCGGTAGTCCATCTCCGAGATGAGCTGTCGCGGAGTCAGCTCGAAAAGCTTCTCGAGAGCCTCTTCCAGCGCCGCCGACTTCTGCTGGGCTGACTCCTTCTCGATCTGGATCCGCCGAGAGAGATCCTCTTCGCTCATGATCTCCGGCAGCGGTTCGCTCGAATACCCGAAACCGGGGAAGAGGTCAAGGCCCAGGTCCGCATCTGCATCGTCTTCGTCGATCTCGTCCTCGTCGTCGCCCATGAAGTCGGCTTCGAATTCGTCCTCGTCCTCGCCGGCCGCGATGTCCTCCTCATCCTCCCCGAGGTCGGAGGCTTCCTCCCGGGCACTCTCTTCCGCAGCGCGGCGCAGCCCCTCTTCATACCGCTCGCGCAGGTTCTCAATTGCGATGTCGCAATTGCTGGCGATCTCTTCCTTCTCCGCATCCACGGCCCGGCGGATGTCTCCGCGCAGGGCCTGGAGCCGGTCGGAATCCACATCGGTCACGATGTAGGAGGCGAAGTAGACAACTTCCTCCAGCAACCGCCGAGACATGTCCAGAAGCAGGCTCATGGGGCTGGGAACGCCCTTCAGATACCAGCTGTGGCACACCGGAGCGGCCAGCTCAATGTGGCCCATCCGCTCGCGCCGCACCTTCGCCCGAGTCACCTCGACCCCGCAGCGGTCGCAGATGATTCCCTTGAACTTGACCTTCTTGTATTTCCCGCAGTGGCATTCCCAGTCTCGGGACGGCCCGAAAATCCGCTCGCAGAACAAACCGTCACGTTCGGGCTTGTAGGTCCGGTAGTTGATTGTCTCCGGCTTCTTCACTTCGCCGTGAGACCAGGAGCGTATCTCGTCGGGAGACGCCAGGCCAATAGTGATGGCCTCGAAATCGGTGGTCGTTTCCGCCAAGTTCATCGCCTCCGAGTGGACTTGCTGTCTGTCCGCTGCCCCGCGAACGTCACGGCAGCGGGCCCGTCATTCCTGCTTTTCCGTCCGAACATCCCCGTCGATTCGTCTCACGGGCCGGCCTAGCGCCCGTCGTCCCCGTCTGACTTCAGGTCCACAAGCTGGCCCTCGCGGTTCTCCACCTTCACGTCCAGAGCCAGGCTCTGCATTTCGCGCATCAGGATCTTGAAGGATTCGGGTATGCCCGGTTCCTTGATGTTTTCGTCCTTGACGATAGCCTCGTAAGTGCTCACGCGGCCCTGCACATCGTCCGACTTGACCGTAAGCACTTCCTGCAGCGAATACGCCGCACCGTAGGCTTCCAGCGCCCACACTTCCATCTCTCCGAAGCGCTGGCCGCCCATCTGCGCCTTACCGCCCAGAGGCTGCTGGGTGATGAGGCTGTATGGGCCGGTGGAGCGGGCATGGATCTTGTCCTCAACAAGGTGGTGCAGTTTCAGGATGTACATGACGCCAATGCCCACCGGCTGGTTGAACTGCTCGCCGGTGCGGCCGTCATACAGCACCATCTTGCCCGAGTCGCTGCCGAACTGCGCCCGCACCCAGGCGTTGCGACAGGCCGCATCGATGAGCATCGTGACTGCATCCTCATCACTCGCCTGCTCGAACGCGTCCGGGTCCAGCGCCAGGAACTCCGCCACTTCCATCAGCTCCGCGCGAGGTCTGCCCAGAAGCTGTGCCCGAATATCCGCAAGAAGTGCCTCAGTGCTCTCCGGCGCATCATCGAGCCGCAGCATGGCCCCGTGGAAGTTCAGCTCGCACAGGCAGTAAGACCGCAGGCTCTCGATCTCCAACTTCTCCCGCACCGCAGCCATGCCGCCCTTGATCTCCTCGGCACTGAATCCCTCGAAGATCGGCGCGGTGAAACTCTCGCCGAACTGCCGCGCGATGAAGCCCAGGTGAGTCTCCAAAACCTGTCCGATGTTCATACGAGACGGCACGCCCAGCGGGTTCAGGCAGATGTCCACCGGCGTCCCGTCCGCCATGTAGGGCATGTCCTCTACGGGGAGAATCTTGGAGATGACGCCCTTGTTTCCGTGGCGACCGGTCAGCTTGTCGCCCACCATGATCTTCCGTTTCTGAGCCACGAACACCCGGACCATCTGATTCACGCCCGGTTTCAGTTCGTCGCCCGGCACCTTCTTCAGTTTCCCGCCACAGCGCTCGCACTCCGGGTATTCCAGAGGCTTGCCGAAGCCGAACTCGCCCTCGCACCGGGTGCACTGGTACTTGTAGCGCGAGAAGACCTTGGTGTCGATGACGATACCCTTCTCGCCGTGGGGAACCCGCAGTGAGACGTCCCGCATCTCCTCGGCCTTCTTGCCGAAGATCGCGATGACCAGCTTCTCCTCGGCGGTAAGCTCGGTCTGGCCCTTGGGGGCCACCTTACCCACGAGAATGTCCTCGGCTCGGACCTCAGAGCCGATCACCACAACGCCGTCCTGGTCCAGATCCTTGAGTGCGTCATCACCGACGTTGGGGATGTCCCGCGTGATCTCCTCGGGCCCCAGCTTGGTGTCCCGCGCCTCGCATTCGTACTTCTCGATGTGGATCGACGTGAGTTCATCGTCCTTGACCAACCGTTCGCTGATCAGAACCGCGTCCTCGTAGTTGTAACCCTCCCACGGCAGGAAACAGACCAGCAGGTTCTTGCCCAGCGCCAGCGAACCATTCTGAGTGGCAGACCCGTCGATGATCGGCTGCCCGGCCCGCACCGCATCGCCCTTTCGCACCAGGGCGCGCTGGTTGATGCACGTACCCATATTGGTTCGCGAGAACTTGTCCAGCCGGAACTCCTGCTCCTCACCGTCACGGTAGCGCAGCTTCACCCGCGACGCGTCCGCCTCGATAACCCGTCCGTCCTTTGCGGCGGTGATCACCGCCCCCGAATCCCGGGCGGCGAGTTCCTCCATGCCCGTGCGGATAATCGGCGCTACGGTCTTGCACAGGGGCACCGCCTGGCGTTGCATGTTGGAGCCCGCAAGCGCGCGAACTGCGTCGTCGTTTTCCAGGAACGGGATCAGCGACGTGGCCACCGAGAAAATCTGCTTGGCCGTCACGTCGATGTAGTCGACTTCTTCGGGCGGAACCGCCGGGAATGCGCCGCTGCGCCGACAAGTGATCAGTTCGCCGATGATCCGGCCATTCTCATCGATCCGCTCGGAAGCCGTCGCGATGTTGAACTTGTCCTCTTCGTCCGCGGTCAAGTAGTCGACCTGATCCGTCACGACGCCCTTCTTCACGCGCCGGTAGGGGGTCTGGATGAACCCGTACTCGTCCAGCCTTGCGTGCAGGGCGAGGTAACCGATGAGACCAACATTGGGCCCCTCGGGGGTCTCGATCGGACAGATGCGGCCATAGTACGAGTGGTGGACGTCGCGAACCTCAAGCTTCGCGCTCTGCTTGCTCAGACCACCGGGGCCGAGAGCCGACAGGCGGCGCTTGTGCGCCAGTTCGGCCAGGGGGTTGATCTGGTCCATGAACTGCGAAAGCTGGCCGCTGCCGAAGAAGCTGTTGATCGCGGCTGTGATCGGCTTGATGTTGATGACCGACTGCGGAACCATTTCATCCGGTTCCAGGCTGGTCATGCGCTCGCGAGCAACCCGCTCCATTCGCAGGAACCCGGTG contains these protein-coding regions:
- a CDS encoding DNA-directed RNA polymerase subunit beta', producing the protein MNLAETTTDFEAITIGLASPDEIRSWSHGEVKKPETINYRTYKPERDGLFCERIFGPSRDWECHCGKYKKVKFKGIICDRCGVEVTRAKVRRERMGHIELAAPVCHSWYLKGVPSPMSLLLDMSRRLLEEVVYFASYIVTDVDSDRLQALRGDIRRAVDAEKEEIASNCDIAIENLRERYEEGLRRAAEESAREEASDLGEDEEDIAAGEDEDEFEADFMGDDEDEIDEDDADADLGLDLFPGFGYSSEPLPEIMSEEDLSRRIQIEKESAQQKSAALEEALEKLFELTPRQLISEMDYRRLGDLLEVCEKHLEGNFTDLFRAGLGAEAIGELLADIDLDELAHELRKEIDERTGARRARAVKRLRIVEAFRKSKNRPEWMILEVIPVLPPELRPMVQLDGGRFATSDLNDLYRRVINRNNRLRRIVEINAPESIINHERRLLQEAVDALIDNNRRSRPVTGSNRRPLKSLSDMLKGKEGRFRKNLLGKRVDYSGRSVIVVGPELKMHQCGLPREMALELFKPFVMQRLVEQGYTTNIKTAKRMVDRLRSEVWDALEEVIEGHPVLLNRAPTLHRLGIQAFEPTLIDGKAIQLHPLCCEAFNADFDGDQMAVHVPLSAHAQAEARLLMLASRNLFKPADGAPITAPKYDIVLGCYYMTQENPNARGAGKSFESAEAVMSAYEHGKIDLHASVKVRIPTISVRLLDEAGNEQEIEEQLLTDLKRAIAVNVVDEHPVRNRAFSFALTDAMIEKARETVGDARGENWRQIEPKDLPANKDERIQALLEFAAGMAALDGRCAVGDVIEAGVHREMVDTTVGRVIFNSYLPLDMRFLNHDIAKDELGKLVDKCYNIYGQARTAELLDTVKAAGFKYATRSGLSICMDDTNVPTEKERVVSKTEREVRRINEAAAKGLILPDEREALVLELWLKAREDIADQILANIDSFNSIWMMTNSGARANRSHISQISGMRGLMSDPFGRLIEDMPVKNNFNDGLNVLEYFVSTHGARKGLADTALRTADAGYLTRRLVDVAQDVMIRADDCGTMEGIVVYPFYEHEMHCPACGQEDHHRTGECQYCHATLPPARNNDTFETLEQRIIGRTAAVDIIHPETNQVIVPAGYEITERLASEIQNAGIVEVTLRSPLTCELRRGVCAKCYGRDLATRRPVEIGTAIGIIAAQSIGEPGTQLTMRTFHTGGVAGEYITGVADVKKRKQQALRSLSDDIDQGLVSLDMVGGGGRARRKAIKEMLKVLETSVHGLLRVVELFEARTPKGQAITAKVDGVVAEIDTKGLRTVVIHSEHSIDDLRVIRGERLAEDAVGPDGTLLAKRGQKLLKKVRARLRKAGVEFVKIATSHLVPYRGELYVQEGTEVRAGDRLTAGPMDPQAILEMKGVQGVQDYLLREIQAVYKAQGVSINDKHIEVIIRQMLRKRKIREHGDTRFLPGEIVDRMDFEDENRRVRELGGTEATAEPILLGITQASLATESFLSAASFQRTTRVLTEAACEYRRDPLLGLKENVIIGRLIPAGSGLPRHRNCKIGYSEDVQELVQAHQPVLVAEPRDALDQLLEDIQAAREAGLGVLDDDLEPDEDVPMDDEYGEDDLDDENDDDLDGSMDDDE
- the rpoB gene encoding DNA-directed RNA polymerase subunit beta, translating into MAAFEGLIPLRREPHEDIIPLPDLIENQTTSYEWFCKEGLQELFDNFSPIEDYTGNIALDFLGYRIGEPAKTIEQCKENDSTFEAPLYAKVRLVNRETGEIKESEVYMGELPQMTDRGTFLVNGAERVVISQLARSPGVYFRDTIDSAGRVLHSAQIIPNEGAWVEVDTSPNGMISVKIGQTRKFPVTTLLRALDWFEVGDAGGVPRTGTDREILECFGTQETVSVKDLLKRLSEGDESGMPGIETRDVFYSLESVIDNEGEVIVEPYGLISEKMARDMSQANRKELKVLAVSHQIYVTLEDDDTFTAEEGLLDVYKKIRPGDPPTVESAESLLRSYFFDVKRYDLSRVGRYKMNKKLGNDVDGSIHTLTRSDIIAIVRYLLGLARMQGAVDDIDHLQNKRVRAVGELLQNQLRTGFLRMERVARERMTSLEPDEMVPQSVINIKPITAAINSFFGSGQLSQFMDQINPLAELAHKRRLSALGPGGLSKQSAKLEVRDVHHSYYGRICPIETPEGPNVGLIGYLALHARLDEYGFIQTPYRRVKKGVVTDQVDYLTADEEDKFNIATASERIDENGRIIGELITCRRSGAFPAVPPEEVDYIDVTAKQIFSVATSLIPFLENDDAVRALAGSNMQRQAVPLCKTVAPIIRTGMEELAARDSGAVITAAKDGRVIEADASRVKLRYRDGEEQEFRLDKFSRTNMGTCINQRALVRKGDAVRAGQPIIDGSATQNGSLALGKNLLVCFLPWEGYNYEDAVLISERLVKDDELTSIHIEKYECEARDTKLGPEEITRDIPNVGDDALKDLDQDGVVVIGSEVRAEDILVGKVAPKGQTELTAEEKLVIAIFGKKAEEMRDVSLRVPHGEKGIVIDTKVFSRYKYQCTRCEGEFGFGKPLEYPECERCGGKLKKVPGDELKPGVNQMVRVFVAQKRKIMVGDKLTGRHGNKGVISKILPVEDMPYMADGTPVDICLNPLGVPSRMNIGQVLETHLGFIARQFGESFTAPIFEGFSAEEIKGGMAAVREKLEIESLRSYCLCELNFHGAMLRLDDAPESTEALLADIRAQLLGRPRAELMEVAEFLALDPDAFEQASDEDAVTMLIDAACRNAWVRAQFGSDSGKMVLYDGRTGEQFNQPVGIGVMYILKLHHLVEDKIHARSTGPYSLITQQPLGGKAQMGGQRFGEMEVWALEAYGAAYSLQEVLTVKSDDVQGRVSTYEAIVKDENIKEPGIPESFKILMREMQSLALDVKVENREGQLVDLKSDGDDGR